In Manduca sexta isolate Smith_Timp_Sample1 unplaced genomic scaffold, JHU_Msex_v1.0 HiC_scaffold_2769, whole genome shotgun sequence, the genomic window acaatacaataatatagaaCAATAATAGGCAGATAACCAGCCTAGAgacctacatattttaaatgtacattaCGATATGTGAAAAATGATGCATTGCacaaagttttctttaatttagtaCAGTTGAAGTTAAAGAGAGATCAATATCAACATTAGAGGAAACATCATTGAATGATCTGCACGCTCTTATTAGGTACGAGTTCTGCCGATATGCTGATTTAGCAAATGGAACATATAAGAGGTTCGGTTTTCTAACCGTAGTGCAAGGTGTGCGCAGTCCGATTTTTGCTTAATAGTTCAGGGCTATCAACCGTGCTATTGAGAATATTGAAGATATGCTAGATCGGCTATTCGCCTACGCTCCTGCAATGGAAGAATATGAAATTTCTTACATCGAGTAaaatagtcattaaaataattgcctGAGCGGTATTGCAAATATCGtataaattttttgtattttttcaatttggttaATGTAAACATCATATATAGGGTTCCACACTTGCGAGGCATATTCAAGGTGGCTGCGGACGaagaacaataattattttttgagtgTCTTGAGTGTCACTAAAATTCTGAGCACAGTCTAAAAAGCAGAAACCAAGTGCCATGGAGGCCTTCTAACTATGTTCTCAACATGAGCATCGAACAACAGTTTGGTGTCAAAAGTAACTCAAAGTCTCTTATAGAGTTCACACGTGATACAGTGGTGTTTAACAAAGTAGTTATGAAGATATGGTGTATGCTTCCGTGTGTAGAACAAATGTAACACTTACAGCATTGAGATCTAGCTTATTGATatacttaataactttgaaatctGTCAAGGTCGTCCTGGAAGGAGAGAAGGGAGTCTGCAACTGAGCCAATTGGGCAAAGTATTTTCATGTCgtcacatataataatattttggaatgaATAAAGCTGTGAGATATGTTAATGAATATAATGAACAGCAGTGGCTAACAAGGACCCCTGCGGAACCCTGACGGAATAAACATTGCTCTCGAAGAAAAACCGTTCAGAACAACAGTTTGACACCTGTTCTCAACGTATGACGAAAACCATCTATAAAGGTTACCTCTAATTCCCAGGGATAGTAATTTATGCAGTAAATTTTGTGGTCAATACGATCGAAGGCCTTACTAAAGTCCGTGTATATAACATCCACCTGACCACATCGAGACATGTGATGTGTTAAGAAGTCATTGCACAGAATCAAGTTTGAAGTGGTGGAACGCCCTTTTAGAAAACCATGTTGATAATCGCTAAAGCTATGTTTGAGCACTGTAGAGTTGttgataaacaattttttctaaatttttgcGAATAAACAAAGCTTCGAAATCGGTCTATAATTTTCAACAGAGTTTTGCTCCTTTTTATGAATAGGCGTAATAAGTGCGCATTTCCGCTGCTCGGCACCACGCCAAGATCAAGTGACCGGCGGTATAATATTGTGAGAGGAACACTGAGACTTTTCGCACATTTAACAATGAGAAGATGAAGGAATGCCATCAGGCCCCGCCGATTTATTGGAGTCGATAAATTTAAGCAGTCTGTACACCTCAAGTTCACGCACTTCAATTGATGGTAAATCTGCACAAACATTGGCGAACTCATTGATATCGTAAGTGCCTGACGAACATGAGAGAAAATTTGAGTGAAAGTAATCACAAACAGATTACAGATCTCCACTCCATCCTCAGAGGACCGatcttcatattttataacagaagGATAACAATGTGACTGCTTCTTGGATTTAACGAAGGACCAAAACGCCTTGGGGGTTCTTACGAATGTTATTTTCGATATGTTATTTAATGATGATGATTCGTCTCCCATCTTGCATCATGTCATCCAACTGGTTTGTTTCAGTGGCGTTCCTGTTCAACTGGATCGGGTTCCTGTTGCTGATGTGTTTCTGCCACACGGTGGCGAGCCGCTACGGCGCGCTGGCCGGGTTCGGTCTGTCGCTCGCGAAGTGGACGCTCATCGTGAAGCACTCCACGGAACTCGCCTCGCACGAGAACTCCTGGCTCTGGTGGCTGATCATGGCTTTCGGTcagtttttactattttttactgccttagtggcgtagttgtactgcatgcgcggtgcgACGGcggtctgaggtcctgggttcgaatccgggttgggtaaagtgatatttgggttttctgctcagtatcagaccggagtctggaatttatgcccgatatggcgataagctcgcctcctatcacatcattggacggaacacacttggcgaaaagtaagtgccctggttgcgcttctgcatactccttcggggataaatgcgtgatgatgttgtgtgtgtgtgttttttaggATTTGAGTCTCTTAGGAGACTATGCCAGCagctagtaaaattattatattaggtgGCTGATGGCTATCGGCtagttttttactattttttttttatttgtttagaggCTTTGAGTATCTTAGACTATGCcagcatcatattttttttatgttaataatgtcTTAAACGCTCTCAGTAATGGAGGCTCGCGCCCAACAGTGAGACGGTATATATAAAGCTTGTAATTGGCATTATTCGCCAGActatagactgcctcggtgacattgttattatattactaaggGACTGCAATcctgaagtcttgggttcgatccccaaatcgggaagtgatattgggtttttctactcaataacaacgcggagtatggaatttatgcccgatagcCATAAGctcgatataaattatttcatttattaaaaaaaaaaattactattccTACTTTGGAGTTTGGAGGCAAGTAAAGTCCAATGTTTCGTGCCAATTGGCAGGTATACTGATCTGCGTGCGCCATCATCCAGTACCTGAACATCAAGCGCGGCTGGCGGCTGCTGTCGGGCACTGCGCAGGAGCGACTGCTCTTCTTCTACTAGACGCCTCGGGGTGACACGCCGGGCGAATGGACGGGTTAGGGTGACCATACGGCATTACGGCAAAATCACTTATAAACCTATCTGTCATAGATATACTATGTTTTGTCTCGTTTACTCATTAAGCCTCTTAATGAGGTGAGACGAAACAAAGTATACTAAGGGAAGTTTAGACTGGCATTTTCTCGTAGTAATATATTACGCAATAACTTGCACTTGCGTTTACACCAAcgtaaaaattcaaaacacatAAGACTCGCCGCAAGTTCTACAAGCTTGAAAATTTGCAAAAATTCGGTTTGCCGTAATATTGACGTCACAGCAAACTGacgtttacattttaaaatttattgcgGAAGACAACTTCAGGGTTTCTTGCTAACCTGAACCCTGTTCAAACGTATACAACCAGTAAGTAAGACGGTTTGTCTTTAGAAACAAGATTTATAGTCGAGTGGGGTGAATAGGCACAACAGTTATTCCACTAAACGAATTAGACAGATAAACCCATGCTATtcttatccaataaataaacaaatttccaagtaatatttgcaataatcaatttataaacaaaatattcactCAATACATCTGTGTAACAGCCGTAACGCCAAACCATCCCTATTCACCCCGATTCTTCGATTCTTCccgattaaataaaaaaatatgtactattaacagtaacaatataattataatacaggaTAATTCCTGTAATGCGTGAAGTATGGTCACCTTAGTTATGTCTGAAATGGTTGATTCAAATGAGTTAGGTGTGAAGATGCTTGTTTCAGAACTTGTTGCTCTATAGTGTCGTGTCAGTGATTTGTTGATAGTATTTtgtgtaaatgtattttaatgtttgcttCTTGCGTAACGTGGGTCTGGTAGCCAGACGTTAAATATGTTTTcggattgataaaaaaaaacaaaacataaaaatgactgattttatgattattgaatgttagacatcgattGAAACTAGTTTTCCGATgctttcgttttttttttgtatttaaattttcttccgACTTCAACATGAAAGCTGTAGTATTGGAAACGtcaggaaaaaattaaaatataaaaaaacgcaataaaatccgaaaaatagtttttgaaaataaaaaaaatgcattcgaTTATTAGAATTGACCGCGTACCTAACATctttataatagtactagctcgTGGATGctgcttatattatttaataattgggATTCATGAGAAAGAACCGTCTTGACGTACAGTTGTcaaaaaaatcctaaaaaaaattcctcgtatttcaaataaacttttttataatttcatacgATCTATGAATTACTGACAAGGCATGTGAGAATCGGCGTGTAAGCTGCGATGTCGTGCTCTCGGTGTTTAGATAATGTTTGTAACGTGATTTCAACGTATACTGATGTTAAGTTAACGAGAAATGTCAAAGTGCAGCGCCCCTACCGGATTATGTATAATTGTATGAACAGTCAAGAACAAAAGTGgctgaaaattaatttaaaagtcttTGCCAATAACCTTTTcttcgatttaattaaattaaaaaagggtttactttattttaggcaaaaaaaaaataaatgcttcTATTGCATTTAACGTGTATAAAGAAAGTGTAGGTAGTTTTGGGTTTGTTcggctacttttgtggctgactgtacatatattaaaataaatatataattttcaatttgtgactcaacttataaaaatagttaacacattataattttttttttataatatagagcaTCTGATGTCTTGTTAACTTAACGATCGTAAACGGAACGGTAGTTCTTAGAACGATTGTCATCTTGTCTCTGAAAATTACGGTACCATAGAGTATAGAAAGTTTACGAGTATGGATACGGTTTATTGTTCTGAACGCATGGACGTGTACTgagtttaaacaattaaaactcGATCTTATGTCCTTTCGCATACGGTTGAAAGAAGGGAAATATACATCATTATGTGtatgggaaaataaaaaatatatcactacataatattatgctatagGTGTTTGTATGTACCTATAGCATAGGATGTAACATCCTAATGTTTGAATGCTTTATTAGCAGAGATACGCAAAATTtccttgtaaatatattatcttttaataatGAGAAATATTTAACGTTTCAGGgctaaaaaaaacaagaaatacttacatgtaatttattgatacagttataataaaaaaaattttttttttggataaatgtaaaaaacaccTTTTTTGGTCCTGATATCTCATTTAGTAACACGTAGTTAAAAActcgttttgaatatttatccTTATGACCTATGGTCTTTCTTTGTGCTTCAAACACGAAATTCTATCACAATTTTTCACTTTATAACGTTTTAAAGTGCgttcaaaatatgtgacattgtatttaataagtGATATTGCGTGAAATTGAGCGTTATGAAACTTGACATGTCAAGAATGGTGTCAAAGGTAAGTGACGTATTTTGTACGCGACATTCTCGCTTATGTCACAAATAACGGTCTAATTTGTAGATGTTACATTTGTTTTGAACATAAAAGAGTGTTTCATTCgattggaatatttatttatttttacacttggTAAACAATGGTATGCGGGCCAGTGGTTTAGGGGATTTATGTCGCCCGGGCCTGAGCCAATATGTTTGTTGGTCTTAGGAACCGGGCGAGAGGCCATCCGGAGCCAAAGTCGAAGACCTTTTTTAGCTCTCAAGTCGGAGCCTTTGACGCAGCCTTTCCCTGGACATGAAGCCTCCCTCTCTAAGCTACGCCACTCAAACTTGCGGACTTGTTATAGaaattctctcccagtcaacctttgTGTGTAAAATAGACTGAGtcaagtgtaaaataaaaaacataattataacatcTAAAACATGGTGGTGATTTGTATAGCGGCAGTTTCAttgactaggtgttgctcgcggcttcgtccacgtgaaaagcctttcccgctataaaatctaaaacattagCTATCCATATCGTCATAActacgatgccagcgccatccatttaaaaaaaatcccataattttccatgggagcaaattaccgggataataAGTACCCTGTACGTTAaaccaggacatgatctatccgtatggcaaatttaatttaaatccgttcagctatttctgagtttacttccaacgaacattcgcatttattttagttagagAGTTGGTGATTTTTATACTTccagggatttttttttaaagtaatgtcAAATTGTGAACGCATTTTTAAACGTTTCGTAATCAGAGCGTTGTGTTTCAAAGACATGTGTAGTggttatttattagatttaaatataattaatttatttataagtagtttaagtttaatttgtaaacattacGTACAGattggtatatttttgtaattggaAACAAAACGAATGGACTACCAAAATGGCGCTCATTATGCTGATACAAAAACAGatgtgaatattatattttttgtgggtGCTTTTTCATTATAGTTCTAACTCGAATTAACCCTTTTGAAATCATTCCAAGACTTGCAAGGGTATTTAATGACCCTAAAATCTAAATCTACTCGTTTTAGATCCCCAACGTCAACTTTGATCAGTGTCCCTATTTggggaataaaattaatacaaatctcaattagtttatattatatttgggttttatcTGTTCGTCACGAACACTAATGAATAATAAGACGTAATATTACGTCTAAAGGTCAGTGTGAGACGTAGCAAAAATTTTAcgcaaaggagaatgcccatgtCTGTCCCACTCTCTGAAGGGAGTGTATGGCTTTCCCAATTatcaaccgacttcaaaaaaaaggaggaggttatcaattcgacgttaattatttttttttattcataatttacgattttctttttaaagtacgaaaaacccaaaataacaaagaatgattttcgttttatttgGAAGTGTATTATTCCTTATGTTTTTTGCGTAATTTATACTGGTCATTTTTCATTCTGCAGGTAATATGCACCTTATACCATAGCAATAGAGTTTACAATATGCAATTAATTATTGCAAGACAACGCAGACGTCCGCTAAAATTGAATAATTCGTCTGATATTGatgttattggattttttttttaattatttacagacCAGAAAATTCCTACTATACTATCGCTCGCATCCCATGAACTCTATTCCAATTCAATGAGGTTGAAAGTTGATTGTAAGATAATAATGCGCGTATATGCTCAAGCAGTTTCAATCAGGTGTGCACAAGCcttcacaaaatatatatagaaaaagatgagttaagtttgtatataaaacttCGATAAGGCTATGTTTGGAGAGGCAAAATTTTGACAATTGAGAATAAATTtaccaaattatttaaagtatttaaagtaGCTTTTTAGTGGCTCTATGTTATTcttgacaaattatttaaatagttaagtGTTTTCTTTTacggtgtaaaaaaataaataatgcctttacttttatttatagttaagtTCAAAACTTTGTTTGTCacgaaactttttaaaattagtctACGTCACAATAATTAGTCGGCTTCTGTGTAAAggggattaaaaaaaaaaatttttttttggacatacaattaaactataaatatatagaaacaatttttttttctaagtctTAATAATATAACCTGGTCATAAATTTATTCGAAAATAACAGCTAAAACGAATTATCACGTTcggaaataacaataatatttttggttataggTATTTGAGAACAGCTTTTGTATTAAGGCTTATACAACAAAGTATTTTGAAGAAATAACGCAATCTAATCATCAGTAAAACAGTGGCGGAGCGTCAAttcaactcgattcctaccggctttacttttaggtttattttacttttttcaaaTTGCCCGTCAGTGCAATAAGGCAATTTTGTTTGCCTCAGATAACCTTTTGAAATTGCACCATTCGCCACTGCAGTGAATTGTAAATAACGAAAattgtgatttcatttattagtgTAAGTGTTTAAATGTAAGCGGCgctttgttaaattaaaatatcgcaCCAAATATGAACTACATTATGTGAATACTTTAGTTTCTTGTAATGTTTAGTGCAATAATGTCTAGTTCTGAAATTCTAGTGGAAATAAATACGTTATTCGTAgacctttttgttttattgcgaaTTTCTCctatataattactttacttttatttaagtgTTATCCACAGCAAAACGTCGCGCTTGTCGTGTTTTTGGTAAGTATgtgtttgaaatttataatatacagggtcattttgacatagcgttactaaatgaaaccacactcgtcttcacctttgctgacattgtaccaaaaatcatccattaataactaatattttcgcgaaaaatcctggtttttgtttacaaaatttttgatcattttgtttaatgcgaatatagcgtgtgcgtgagtgtattttgactgaaagtatgttgttgccgctgcaacgaattctcttagagtagtagtggctttagggcgtgtaaaattaaaattactttttattaatatttattgatttgaatgaagagacgagctagttgtttgcctgatgataagagatacaaccacccataaaaactagaaacaccatccaacaccttgaatagaaaattattgtttggtattccaacgctcgccatcctgaggcatgaggtgttaagtctcattatgtccagtagttacactggctacaatgtccttcaaacacaacagtgactacacactgctgcttggcggcagaaagacattgcggtggtacctacccaggtgtgTATgttcttacatatgagagacctaccacaaataaaacatttattttattattttatttatttagaaaacttaCAGCTAACATACACAGgtagtaagaaaaaaatatatataatagaagGCCAATGACAAGTTTccatgtatagataaataacattaaaataataaaagaaaatggtaGACAGTAAGTACATGCTATACAATTAGAAGGGACTAAGAGTAATGGAGAGAGAAAACTAGATGAAAAAACGGTcgctcaatattttatttcgttttgtgGTGCTCGTGGTGAACAGATCCACGTCCAGATCCGACGCCACTGCGTTAAATGATTTACTTGGGTTgtgccgctatggcgggttttaacaccttgtctacggtgatcgctattagaatgtaaaatatatactaccaccaaATAAGTGATTGATAAGTTTATTCCcacacatatttttgttttcttttgacGTAAACAATTGTAGAAACTAGAAAGACGTGTTCGCTACGGCACCTGATAAGACTTAGTAATTCTTTCGAATATGATCTTGTGTGGTTGCTTGCGTCAAACAGCGATGTAGTTAGCGCCGCTTTATAGACTTTGAAGTTCATGCAACTACTGGAAATAGTGGTTCCCTTAGAAACTGGCAAATAGGGCCTTGTGCTTGCAGaagcataaaaaaacattccccTCTATCGGCAATCAGGTAAATGGGCTCGCAAGGATCAACCGCTCAGTCTCGCATTTATTAAGGCCGTACTAGCTTGAAGATTTTACATGCTTTATTAGAGAGCTTCCTTGACCCAGCCAGCGATGTTTCGGTCGTATAATTAGAGATCGGGACTTCGAACTTGCGCAAAGAATATATTAACagatattgaaatattgtaTACTATTAAGTGACGAGACCGTATGGTGTGACGCATCCCCAGGGGAAATGGAGCGTCATGTCTATTTGTCGATGCATATTTTTCGTCACAACTTGACTGGTTTCCaaacaaacataattacatATCTACCAGTATAAGATTAATCACGAGCCAATTTCGGTGACGTAGTAGATTTAAAACAACAGCAATTTCTGaccaaaaaaaagattttatccTTCCTCTTACGCTATATTATCGACGATTGACTTTCAAT contains:
- the LOC119192415 gene encoding LOW QUALITY PROTEIN: NEDD4 family-interacting protein 1-like (The sequence of the model RefSeq protein was modified relative to this genomic sequence to represent the inferred CDS: inserted 2 bases in 1 codon); this encodes MSSNWFVSVAFLFNWIGFLLLMCFCHTVASRYGALAGFGLSLAKWTLIVKHSTELASHENSWLWWLIMAFGILICVRXIIQYLNIKRGWRLLSGTAQERLLFFY